In the Butyricicoccus intestinisimiae genome, TGTCGTGTGCACCGGCAGCAGACCCATGCCGTCCATCGCGCCGCCCGCCTCGACATGCGCGGGGTCAGACAACGTCAGACCCATCATCTGATAGCCGCCGCAGATGCCGAACACCGGCTTGCCTGCCGCGGCATACTGCTTGATGGCTGCCTCCAAGCCGTTCTGCCGCATCCACTTCAAATCGTCCATCGTGTTTTTGCTGCCCGGCAGCAAAATCAAATCCGGCTGCTTGAGCTCCGCCGCCCGCGTGACATAGCGCACGGACACGCCGGGTATGCGTTCGAGCGGCGCAAAATCGGTAAAATTCGAGATGCGCGGCAGGCGAATGACCGCCAAATCCAACAGCGCCGGTGTCTGCTTGGACTGCAGGCGCTCGGACAGGCTGTCCTCGTCGTCAATGTCCACATGCAGGTACGGAATCACGCCGACAAACGGAATCGGCAGCTTGTCCTGCATCATGTCCAGACCCGGCTTGAGAATGTCGACGTCGCCGCGGAATTTATTGATAATCAGACCCTTGATGCGTTTTTGCTCCTCCGGCTGCAGCAGGGAAACCGTGCCGTACAGCGAGGCGAACACGCCGCCGCGGTCAATGTCTCCGACGAGCAGCACCGGCGCGTCCACCATTTCCGCCATGCCCATATTCACAATGTCATTTTCGCGCAGATTGATTTCCGCCGGAGAGCCCGCGCCCTCTATGACAATGACATCATATTCCTCCGCCAGACTGTTGTACGCCTGCAAAATATCCGGAATCAGCTGTTTTTTATACGGATAATAGTCTTTTGCCGCCATTGTGCCGCGCGCTACGCCGTTGACGATAATCTGGGAGCCGCAGTCGCTGGTCGGCTTGAGCAAAATCGGATTCATGCGCACATCCGGTGCGATGCCTGCGGCTTCTGCCTGCATGACCTGCGCGCGTCCCATCTCGGCGCCGTCCGCTGTGATAAACGAATTAAGCGCCATGTTCTGCGACTTAAATGGCGCCGCCTTGAGTCCGTCCTGTCGGAAAATGCGG is a window encoding:
- a CDS encoding cobyric acid synthase, which translates into the protein MAKVIMVQGTTSNAGKSLTVAALCRIFRQDGLKAAPFKSQNMALNSFITADGAEMGRAQVMQAEAAGIAPDVRMNPILLKPTSDCGSQIIVNGVARGTMAAKDYYPYKKQLIPDILQAYNSLAEEYDVIVIEGAGSPAEINLRENDIVNMGMAEMVDAPVLLVGDIDRGGVFASLYGTVSLLQPEEQKRIKGLIINKFRGDVDILKPGLDMMQDKLPIPFVGVIPYLHVDIDDEDSLSERLQSKQTPALLDLAVIRLPRISNFTDFAPLERIPGVSVRYVTRAAELKQPDLILLPGSKNTMDDLKWMRQNGLEAAIKQYAAAGKPVFGICGGYQMMGLTLSDPAHVEAGGAMDGMGLLPVHTTFCADKTTTQVHGAIGHLTGMFAALTGVHIDGYEIHMGETTYEPEADNFSEIQRGTRPVVDGAQCGSCYGTYVHGVFDREEVSRTFVTALLESKGLSAHDVQTFDAETYKQQQYDLLADAVREALDMDAIYRILNREV